From a region of the Leptolyngbyaceae cyanobacterium genome:
- a CDS encoding GH116 family glycosyl hydrolase yields MTNQQIPSCAWKRPIGLDWDNPYRVRYQSNLDDGPWHGMPLGGFGAGCIGRSSRGDFNLWHIDGGEHIFRNLPACQFSVFEEVEGKPKKAYALCSEAPTDGTLSSWEWYPVSNKVTEKDETTGTYHALYPRSWFVYENVFEANLICEQFSPIWSGSYQESSYPIAIFEWTAENPTDKPITLSIMLTWQNTVGWFTNSLKSPEVSVRDDGSPVYDYQPRWGESEGNFNQWVENEYRVGCILDRVRPYIYDVEEGEGQWALATLKNAAVEVFYHTRWNPAGDGAEIWQSFAADGSLPDRENEATAAEGEQIAVAIAVRFTIRPGKTRKIPFILAWDFPVTEFAQGIHYYRRYTDFFGRNGKNAWSMIRTALKHYETWRERVVAWQQPILDRSDLPDWFKMALFNELYDLASGGTLWTEGTELDPVGQFAVLECLDYRWYESLDVRLYGSFPVLMLWPKLEKAVLEAYSRAIPHQDVTPRIIGYNKASAVRKIGDATPHDLGAPNEHPWEKTNYTSYQDCNLWKDLPCDFVLQVYRYFVFSGQTDYQFLQDCWPSIVQTLAYLKTFDRDLDGIPENGGAPDQTFDDWKLKGISAYCGGLWLAALQAAIAIGNILMDRGFGNGDWESENHNLPNTIDTYKNWLAQAKPLYQAKLWNGEYYNLDSESGSDVVMADQLCGQFYTRLLGLPDIVPGECTESALKKVYDACFLKFHDGKFGAANGVRPDGSPEKPDATHPLEVWTGINFGLAAFLVQMGMKDEAFRLTEAVVKQIYDNGLQFRTPEAITAAGTFRASHYLRAMAIWGIYHLV; encoded by the coding sequence ATGACTAATCAGCAAATACCTAGTTGTGCTTGGAAACGTCCCATCGGTTTGGATTGGGACAATCCTTATCGAGTGCGCTACCAAAGTAATTTAGATGATGGCCCTTGGCACGGGATGCCTTTGGGTGGTTTTGGTGCGGGGTGCATCGGTCGTTCTTCGCGGGGTGATTTTAATCTGTGGCATATTGATGGAGGAGAACATATTTTCCGAAATCTTCCCGCTTGCCAATTCAGCGTTTTTGAAGAAGTAGAAGGTAAGCCAAAAAAAGCATATGCTTTGTGTAGCGAAGCGCCAACAGATGGTACTTTGTCTAGTTGGGAATGGTATCCGGTAAGTAATAAAGTAACGGAAAAAGATGAGACGACGGGGACTTATCACGCACTTTATCCCCGCAGTTGGTTTGTATATGAAAATGTATTTGAAGCTAATTTAATTTGCGAACAATTTTCACCGATTTGGTCGGGAAGTTATCAAGAAAGTTCTTATCCAATTGCTATTTTTGAATGGACGGCGGAGAACCCTACTGATAAACCAATTACTCTCAGCATTATGCTGACTTGGCAAAATACGGTAGGTTGGTTTACTAATAGTCTGAAATCACCGGAAGTATCTGTTAGAGATGATGGCAGTCCGGTTTATGATTATCAACCGCGCTGGGGAGAAAGTGAAGGTAATTTTAATCAGTGGGTGGAAAACGAATATCGGGTGGGTTGCATACTAGACCGAGTTCGTCCTTATATATATGATGTAGAAGAGGGCGAAGGTCAGTGGGCTCTAGCAACTCTCAAAAATGCGGCTGTGGAAGTTTTTTACCATACTCGATGGAATCCTGCCGGCGATGGTGCCGAGATTTGGCAAAGTTTTGCGGCGGACGGTTCTTTACCGGATAGGGAAAATGAAGCAACGGCGGCAGAAGGGGAACAGATCGCAGTGGCGATCGCAGTTCGGTTTACAATTAGACCGGGAAAAACTCGCAAAATTCCGTTTATCTTAGCTTGGGATTTTCCAGTCACGGAATTTGCTCAAGGCATTCACTATTATCGACGCTACACCGATTTTTTCGGTCGCAACGGGAAAAATGCTTGGTCGATGATTCGGACTGCTCTCAAACATTACGAAACATGGCGAGAGCGAGTGGTAGCTTGGCAACAACCTATTTTAGATCGATCGGATCTGCCCGATTGGTTTAAGATGGCTTTGTTTAACGAATTGTACGACCTTGCTAGTGGCGGTACTCTGTGGACGGAGGGAACGGAACTCGACCCGGTAGGACAATTTGCCGTATTAGAATGTTTGGATTATCGATGGTATGAAAGTCTCGACGTGCGGCTTTACGGTTCCTTTCCGGTGTTGATGTTGTGGCCTAAACTGGAAAAAGCCGTATTAGAAGCATACTCCAGAGCGATTCCTCATCAAGATGTTACTCCTCGAATTATCGGTTATAACAAAGCATCCGCCGTTCGGAAAATTGGCGATGCAACTCCCCACGATTTAGGTGCGCCAAACGAACATCCTTGGGAAAAAACCAATTACACCAGTTATCAAGATTGTAATTTGTGGAAAGATTTACCTTGCGATTTCGTGTTGCAGGTTTATCGTTATTTCGTGTTTTCCGGTCAAACGGATTATCAGTTTTTGCAGGATTGCTGGCCTAGTATAGTACAAACTTTAGCTTATCTGAAAACATTCGATCGCGATCTTGATGGCATTCCCGAAAATGGCGGTGCGCCGGATCAAACTTTCGATGATTGGAAGTTAAAAGGAATTAGCGCTTATTGTGGCGGATTGTGGTTGGCAGCGTTGCAAGCTGCGATCGCGATCGGTAATATTTTAATGGATCGGGGATTTGGTAACGGCGATTGGGAATCGGAAAACCACAACTTGCCAAATACGATCGATACTTATAAAAATTGGTTAGCACAAGCCAAACCACTATATCAAGCCAAACTCTGGAACGGCGAATACTACAACTTAGATAGCGAAAGCGGTTCCGATGTAGTAATGGCAGACCAACTATGCGGTCAATTCTACACCCGCTTGCTGGGATTACCAGATATCGTACCAGGCGAATGCACCGAATCTGCCCTCAAAAAAGTTTACGACGCTTGCTTTTTGAAGTTTCATGATGGTAAATTCGGTGCTGCCAACGGCGTTAGACCCGACGGTTCCCCAGAAAAACCCGATGCAACACATCCCCTAGAAGTTTGGACTGGCATCAATTTTGGTCTTGCTGCGTTCCTAGTGCAAATGGGAATGAAAGACGAGGCATTTCGACTCACCGAAGCAGTAGTTAAGCAAATTTACGATAATGGTTTGCAATTCCGCACCCCCGAAGCTATCACTGCTGCCGGTACTTTTCGCGCCAGTCACTACTTGAGAGCAATGGCAATTTGGGGAATTTATCATCTTGTGTAG
- a CDS encoding polysaccharide biosynthesis tyrosine autokinase, which produces MKIKPYSQPIVPNNNGRAFQPLPPIYTELPHEEDGSKLELRQILGVLRRRALVVATVTIGVASIFGMRTWNTPPVYQSRFRLLVEPITAETKVAQTFGAIVYSSLDYDTQTEVLRSPSVMTPIVEQIKSKYKYSTLDYGSLMSNLSITRLGATKIIEVNYRDADPKKIEDVLKEIADGYLAYSRVQRQSDVREGIQFVQEQLPPLRLRVDTLQAKLQKFRQQYNFIDPENKAGELSSRINGIDQEQTTTTTKLNEMRSLYTILQGQLGLKPDEAILASALSEASRYQKLLGELQDIETKLAIESVRFTPENPTILALKEQRQKLLPLINEEAKKVVGNNLSPNTVNTQRLTYQNSIRLNLTQQFVEATNQLKVLEVRNKALEQARISLVQEFKEMPIRAREYTDLQRELKVANESLLRFLSTRDSLEIEAAQKATPWQLINAPETPFPISPSKYRNLMLGAFAGLLLGGLAAWLAEMLDNVFHSVDDLKDRTGMAILGIVPHNKSIKRLPPIVATAGLLPGETTEDSRFQRYSASPFVESFRSLYTNVRLLSSDMPIRSLVISSATPAEGKTVVAMNLAQAAAAMGQRVLLVDADLRRPQLHKRLNLNNMRGLTNLISSEDLDINDAIQPSNVEENLYIMTAGQMPPDPTRLLSSEKMQNIMAQLQSNFNLVIYDTPPLLGFADANILATPTDGVVLVVGLGKTDRYPLMQVVDGLKMSGTNVLGVVANGVKRHTVRWHDSYDRYYNQPKDSTSASRA; this is translated from the coding sequence ATGAAAATTAAACCATATTCTCAGCCGATAGTTCCTAATAATAATGGGCGAGCGTTTCAGCCATTACCGCCTATTTATACAGAACTTCCTCATGAAGAAGATGGTAGTAAGTTAGAATTGCGTCAAATTTTAGGTGTTTTGCGTCGCCGTGCTTTAGTAGTTGCCACTGTTACGATCGGGGTGGCTTCTATATTTGGCATGAGAACTTGGAACACCCCACCCGTATATCAAAGTAGGTTTCGATTATTAGTAGAACCAATTACCGCAGAAACTAAGGTGGCGCAGACTTTTGGCGCGATCGTTTATTCTAGCTTAGATTACGATACGCAAACGGAAGTTTTACGCAGTCCCAGCGTTATGACTCCCATCGTAGAGCAAATTAAATCTAAATATAAATATTCAACCCTAGACTATGGTTCCTTGATGAGTAATTTATCAATTACTCGTTTGGGAGCGACCAAAATCATAGAAGTTAATTATCGAGATGCCGATCCGAAAAAAATTGAAGATGTTTTAAAAGAAATCGCTGATGGGTATTTAGCTTACAGTCGCGTGCAACGACAAAGCGACGTGAGAGAAGGCATTCAGTTTGTACAAGAACAGTTGCCACCTTTGCGATTAAGAGTAGATACTCTCCAAGCAAAATTACAGAAATTTCGTCAACAATATAATTTTATCGATCCTGAAAATAAAGCTGGCGAATTGTCAAGTCGGATTAATGGAATTGACCAAGAACAAACTACAACTACAACTAAGTTGAATGAAATGCGATCGCTCTACACCATTTTGCAAGGTCAGTTAGGGCTAAAACCCGATGAAGCGATTTTAGCATCGGCTTTGAGCGAGGCATCTCGTTATCAAAAATTACTTGGCGAACTGCAAGATATAGAAACTAAATTAGCAATCGAATCAGTGAGGTTTACCCCAGAAAACCCGACCATCCTCGCCCTCAAAGAACAACGACAAAAATTACTTCCTTTAATTAATGAAGAAGCCAAAAAAGTAGTAGGAAATAACTTATCACCTAATACGGTAAATACCCAAAGACTAACTTACCAAAATTCAATTCGGTTAAACTTAACTCAGCAATTTGTGGAAGCTACCAACCAGCTTAAAGTTTTAGAAGTGCGAAATAAAGCCCTCGAACAAGCCAGAATTTCTTTAGTACAAGAATTTAAAGAAATGCCGATTAGAGCGAGGGAATATACTGATTTACAGCGAGAATTGAAAGTTGCCAACGAAAGTTTACTGAGATTTTTATCAACTCGCGATTCCTTAGAAATTGAAGCTGCCCAAAAAGCAACACCCTGGCAATTAATTAACGCTCCCGAAACACCATTTCCAATTTCTCCTAGTAAATATCGTAATTTAATGTTAGGAGCATTCGCTGGATTGTTGCTGGGAGGATTGGCAGCTTGGTTAGCAGAAATGCTCGATAACGTATTCCATTCTGTTGATGATTTAAAAGACAGAACTGGTATGGCAATTTTGGGAATTGTTCCTCATAATAAATCCATCAAAAGATTACCTCCAATTGTGGCAACAGCCGGATTGCTGCCAGGGGAAACCACTGAAGATAGCAGGTTTCAGCGTTATAGTGCTTCTCCATTTGTCGAATCCTTCCGCTCTCTTTATACTAACGTCCGGCTGCTTAGTTCCGATATGCCGATTCGCTCTTTAGTGATTAGTTCGGCTACTCCGGCTGAAGGTAAAACGGTAGTAGCGATGAACTTAGCACAAGCGGCAGCAGCAATGGGTCAACGAGTACTATTAGTAGATGCTGATTTGCGTCGTCCTCAACTGCATAAGAGATTAAATTTAAACAATATGCGGGGACTGACTAACTTGATTTCCTCTGAAGATTTAGATATAAATGACGCGATTCAGCCATCTAATGTAGAGGAAAATTTATACATAATGACAGCCGGACAAATGCCGCCCGATCCTACTAGGTTGCTGTCGTCTGAAAAAATGCAAAATATCATGGCGCAACTGCAATCTAATTTCAATTTAGTTATTTACGATACGCCTCCATTACTGGGTTTTGCCGATGCGAATATTTTGGCTACTCCTACCGATGGGGTGGTGTTAGTGGTAGGACTGGGTAAAACAGACCGTTATCCTTTAATGCAAGTAGTTGATGGTTTGAAAATGTCTGGTACGAATGTTTTGGGTGTGGTTGCGAATGGCGTGAAAAGGCATACGGTTCGCTGGCACGATTCTTACGATCGCTATTACAATCAACCTAAAGATAGTACTTCTGCTTCTCGTGCATAG